The genomic stretch TTGAACAAATCCTTGATTCATGAGTAGTTGCAAAGTATTATcaaaagcttcgttatgttctaagAGGAACCCCAATTCAAGTAGATGCATCTTAAGTTCATCTATAGGAGTTCTTCGTTGTTGAACTAACTCTTGCTCAGTGAGGATTTCTATTGCATTAACTACTCCatcatgaggaggcataggatttgtTTTGACGTTTGGTTTGTCAAAAGCAATAGCTCTAGATTCCAATAAATCTTGTACCTTGTGTTTGAAGTCCCAACATTTATCTAGTGTATGTCCAGGTGAGTTGGCGTGATATTCAAACCTTTCGTTTGCATTGTATCGAAGTGGTAGCTTTTCGGGAGGAGGAGGAGCCAAGGGTTTGAGTTCAACCAGCGATTCATTCACTAGATATCACAGTATTTCACTCCTTGAGGTAGGGAGAGGATCAAAACTTCTTTGAGGCCCTGGGAACCTGTTTTTTTGTTGGGGAATTGTCATTGGTGTTCTAACATCTTGATGTATCACAGTGTTTGTTTCTCCCTCCTTCTTTTTAGAGAAACTTGAAGATGGTTTCTTTGAATAGGGACTAGACAAGGTTCCTTgaatcttcccattttttatgCCATTTTCTATCCTTTCCCCTATAACCACCAAGTCGGAGAATCCTGAGGATACGCTACCTACCATTCTCTTGTAATATGGTCCTTGTAAGGTGCTCATGAACATATCCACTAATTCTTTTTCCAGCAGTGGAGGTTGGACACGCGCAGCTATTTCCCTCCATCTTTGAGCATATTCTTTAAAGGCTTCGTCCTTCTTTTGGGACAAATTTTGCAATTGCAGACGATTAGGAGCCATGTCtaaattgtacttgtattgtttgAGGAAAGTGTTGGCAAGGTCAGTCCAACTTCTAATGTTGGTCTTTTCCAACTGCATATACCAATCAACGGATGCCCCACTCAAACTATCTTGAAAGAAGTGCATCATGAGCTTTTGGTCATGATCATAGGCTGCCATCTTCCTGACGTACATGCGTAGATGCTTTCTAGGACAAGTGagtcctttgtacttctcaaaattGGGCACCTTAAATTTATGAGGTATAACCAAGTCTGAAAGTAAGCTCATTTCAAGGGTGTCCACATCAAAAGCGTCATACCCTTCCACAACCTTAAACCTTTCTTCCAATGCCTTAATTTGATTACTATCCTTTGGCTCGTCCATAACGTTATGGGATGATTGCTTAGGTTGAGGTGATAGGATTGTATTATATGCCTCTTGGTATCCATATTGTAGGTCCAGATAGTCATCTTCTTTAGGAGAATTGTTAGCAGGAATGTGTACAGTACGGGATGTCCCTTCCTTCTGTGGAGGAGGaacaaatccttcttgagaagTCTCACCTTCCTCAAGGGCTTGTGTGACTTTCTTAGAAGACCGTGTGTATGCTCCTAGATTGAAATGCCTATCTTTGGGGGGACCAGCACCTGGGACATACCCTAGCAATGGGTTAC from Vicia villosa cultivar HV-30 ecotype Madison, WI linkage group LG4, Vvil1.0, whole genome shotgun sequence encodes the following:
- the LOC131597431 gene encoding uncharacterized protein LOC131597431 — translated: MRMVCSVDEIKGGITQMLSFMKDFMEKQEKAKETSNKEAYEQNDDLLDDGNPLLGYVPGAGPPKDRHFNLGAYTRSSKKVTQALEEGETSQEGFVPPPQKEGTSRTVHIPANNSPKEDDYLDLQYGYQEAYNTILSPQPKQSSHNVMDEPKDSNQIKALEERFKVVEGYDAFDVDTLEMSLLSDLVIPHKFKVPNFEKYKGLTCPRKHLRMYVRKMAAYDHDQKLMMHFFQDSLSGASVDWYMQLEKTNIRSWTDLANTFLKQYKYNLDMAPNRLQLQNLSQKKDEAFKEYAQRWREIAARVQPPLLEKELVDMFMSTLQGPYYKRMVGSVSSGFSDLVVIGERIENGIKNGKIQGTLSSPYSKKPSSSFSKKKEGETNTVIHQDVRTPMTIPQQKNRFPGPQRSFDPLPTSRSEIL